ctgggcacagtggttcacgcctgtaatcccagcactttgggaggccgaggtgggtggatcacctgaggtcaggagtttcagaccagcctggccaacatggtgaaaccccgtctctaccaaaaatacaaaaaaattagttgggcgtggtggcgggcacctgtaatcccaactactcaggaggctgaggcaggaaaattgattgaacctgggaggtggaggttgcagtgagctacgatcacgccactgcactccagcctgggtgacaagagtgaaactccatctcaaaaaaaaaaaaaaaaagaaaagaaaaagaaaagacatatgTGGTATCTCCAAAACAGTCGAAACAGTTAAGATGCTCACAGGACAGCTTTATCAGGAGAGACATCCTATACATATAAAGATATTAGggacagagaaaaaaacaattatctttaaaaatttttttatttttgagacagagtcacactctgtcgcccaggctggagtccagtgacaccatcttggctcactgcaacctccgcctcctgggttcaagggattctcctgcctcagcctcccgattagctgggattacaggtgcctgccaccacacctggctacttttttttttttttttagtagagatggggttttaccatgttagccaggctggtctcgaactcctgacctgaagtgatccacctgcctcagccccgcaaagtgctgggattacaggcatgagccaccacgcccagcagaagCAACTATTTTACTCACAGGCCCCAAACTGAAATGCAGGCACTGATTTTGCAAATCAGATGCTTTCCATATGGcaagatttttggttttttgttttaagacaaggtcttgctctgccgcccaggctagagagcagtgatgcaatcttagcctactgcagcatcaacctcctaggctcaagtgatcctcccacctcagacaccagagtagctggactacaggcacacatcaccatgcccagctaatttttgtatttttggtagagacaaggtctcactatgttgcctaggctggttctgaactcctgagctcaagcgatcctcttgctttggactaccaaagtgttaggattacaggcgtgagccactgcacctggccaagatatTTGTTTTCAAAGGATGGTTAATAGTTTTCAAAGGATGGTTAATATCAAGTATATTAAAAATTCCTTAAATTACTAATTaccttttcctgtcttttttcaaAGGAGGATTTAACTTCATCagaatttttctttacatttaaaacaCCTGTATCTTCAGTTTCCTCGTCATCTGGTAAAGCAAAGGTCACTCTCTTCAAGCTTTCTTTATGTtgtttattgtcttcattttcttgaaGGTCATCATCTTCATCCCTACAATACCAAAactcttataaaaagaaatatactactttccattagaaaaacaaaaggaaacaaattttcCCTTAATAaagttcttattttatataccTAATGCAACCAAATACTCAGAACTTCCAAAATCATTCAGTTATTAAGGAACAAAAGGTATTATTTAGGTAAAATGCTATgtaagaaacagaacaaaaagtgtccaacatatagaaaataaattattcatcaATCTATAATACAAATCTCTTATCTCACAAAAATAACAGGATTTTATTGACACAAAACCAAATCAAAGTTCCTGGTAAGGAAGGTTTGATTGCTACTACCAgagatatttttcttcattgagtGATCTCTAATGTCCCTTTACAGTCAGAGACTTTCCTCTGGCTATCTTGAGAATATCTGATATTAGAGAATCCAACTTGCTAAGACAAACACATTTGATAACTACGAGTACACATACATGATTGGGCAATTCCAGCTTACaatgtaaaggatggttcaaaatACTCACGTTTCCGAAATACTTAgttcttctgcttcttcttcaGCAATTTCATCATCTTCTTTGTTTGAATCCAGCTCATCATCATTAACATTTGTTATGTCTTCATCACTTTCAACTGGATCAAAAAAATCTTTGTATTTCAGATTTCTGGAACTTTTACctgactaaaataaaaagattttaaaaactattaattagggatagaaaaatatattaacacaTGCATATAGATTTGCAtgtatattgtatgtatatattacttTCTGACTTAATAACACTACAAGCTAATAACTAATAACTAAACTAATAACTAAATAATTATTAGGTGAAAATGGCAACTAATAACACTACCACAAAATTATAAGACCAACTGGAACATAAATTGAATGGAAGTACAGATTCATTCATAACTGATAAGATAGAGCACAATATTTCTTATCACTAAATCTTCTAACTACAATTAAATCTCTcctagaaaaacagaagaaaagctaATTTGAGGAGGAGGAAAGTGCTCTCTCCTCTCTCAAAACTTTACCTTAAGTTTTTTACTTCCAAACAGTCCCCCTTCATCTTCATCAGAATCaatatcttcaaaaaaatcaatatcttcctcctcatcatcattatcatcttttcgttcctcttctttttctatgttttctaaaTAGGCCTCCATTTCAGAGAGTTTGAAGAATTTATCATCTACTGTGGACTTTTCTCTTGGTTTTCCATGTCCTTTGTCTTGCACCTTGCTCTGCTGTTCCAATTTGCTGATATCAAAGTCAAGGTCAGAATCCTCATCACTGAAAACGGGGCTTTTCCTCAGATCAGATTTGCTTGAGTTTTCAGCTCTCTCACCCATTTCAGGATCATCATTACCCATGTCGGACACTTCCTCCTCCTCTAAATCTTCTAGGTCCTCCTCGTCATCAGCCTCTATCTCTGAACCATCCTCTTCACGTTCCTGTTCTTCACTCTCTGGGAGAAGACTGATATCTTCATCATTAATTGTTTCACTAACTGCATTCTGAAAGTATTGTAAAATTGGTTCATTTTGCAATTCCAGTTGTTGCCAAATCTGCTCATCATCAAAATTTGCTATCACAAGTTTTTGCAAGGGGCTTCCATGGATCCTACCAttctctaatattttattaaagtcaTAAAGCACTTTTGTTAAAGAAGTGAACTTTGATGCCAATCCCTCTTGAATCCTATTGGGAGGAATTAAGTGAGATTTAGAATTATAGGTAATAATTTCACAGCactcttaataaaaataaaaaaaacccaactcttttgtaaaataaaatttgaatgaaGTATAAGTATAGATTCTGGCCCCCAACAACATATAAGCTGATGAGCTACACTGATATATAAAACCTGTCAACCAAGTATCTGTGAATCGGCTGTATAGATTTTAGGCAGGAAAACCATTATAAATCTATTTGCTTGGAGATATATAGTGAATTAACCTTAAATTATCAATTCTGCTACATTATATAccactccattcattcattcacttattcattcaatgaTCAACATTTGCTTTGGCTACAGTGGTCAAGGAAAACCTCTCTTAGATGTCACATCTGAGAGGAAACCTACAGATAAGGAGATAGTCTTATAAAGGTTGGGAAACAtgtattccaggcagaagaaatcCTCTAAGATGCAAATCCTCTAGAGGTGAGCTTGAGGAACAAAAAGGTGAGCATGGCTAGAGTGTGAAGGAGGCAGAGGGTGAAGCTGGAGAGACTGATGGGAGCCAAATTATGCATGGTTCAGGAGTAAGAATTTGTCATTTAAAGtgtaaagagaaaacattttaagcaGAGGGATGAAATGATGATTTACacgaaggaaggagaaagggaggagggaggaggaggaaagtacAGTGATTAGAAGGTTGATGCAGCATTCCAGCGAAAGGATAATGGTGATTTAGACTGGAGTTAGAGCAGTGAATATGCTGAGTATAGTTTGGAGGTAGAACTGACAGGATTGCTAAAGAATTAGATAtagaatagagaaaaatgaagacattaaagTAGCAGCCTAGTTTTATGTTTGAGTACCTGAAAAGACACaagtgccatttactgagataggGAAGGCTTGGGTGgttgtgtcaggcctctgagccgaaGCTCAGCCATTGtaacccctgtgacctgcacatatatgtCCAGATGGCCTGCAGGAGCCAAGAAGTCTGGGGCAGCCGAAAaaccacaaaagaaataaaacagccagttcctgccttaattgATTAACCAACATTACAACATTCCTCCATTGTGACTTGTCCCTGCCCTACCTTAACTGATCAATCGACCTTGTGACATTCTTCTTCTGGACAATAAGTCTATGATCTCCCCACCATGTACCTTGTGACCCCCTCCTCCTCTGCTAATAGATAACCACCTTctactgtaattttccattacctacccAACTCCTATAAAGCAACCCCTTCCCCATCACcattcgctgactctcttttcggactcagcccatttgcacccaagtgaataaacagccttgttgctcacacaaagcctgttttagtggtctcttcacacggacgcgcttGACAGGTGGAGCATGGGAAAAGGACTTCAGGGGATGGGCAGAGTATAGGTGGGTAGAAACAACAATTCTATTAAACAGACACAACAGCTCTATTTCGGACGCAGTGAATTTGAGATGCTTGACagtaccaaaattttaaaaatcgttAAAAGTTGTACAGTGCAGATATCCCAGTTGTGTGCTACGGAATTCAAACTAAGCTCAGTCTGCTGTTGCTGTGAGCTGGGAACTCAGGGAAAGGTTGGGGTTTGAAACATAAACGAGTAATAATTTCATAGATCACATTTTAAATTCTTcaacaaaatacatataaaacgCTTGTGTTGGGAAGAGACATGGAAGTTCTATTTCTGAAGAAGCTTAGTCACGGGGGGTGGACAGACGAGTGACAAGTTCATACTTTCAATAAAGTATGCTAAGCGCTAAATGCTTTGGGAGCACATAGGAGGAAGGAGAAACCAACAGTCTGTGTGTAGAGGGATGGGGGCGTAAGAAGCCCAAGGGAAGCTTCTAGCTGTTAATAATTGAGGTTAGAGTGATTTCAATAACATTCAACTGAGAGATCCATCTATACAaattttaacagtttttaaaattttgatagccTAGGAAAGCATAAACTCTGAAATTTGCGGAAAACCGATTTTACGTTTCCCCTTACCTTCCCCCAGCTCCACAATTTGCCGGAGGCCTGCAACCCGCGTCCACGTGAGACCCCGGTCGCACCCCGAGCCCGGGATCTGCGTACTTACGTGAGGAAGCACTCGGGCCGACCCGTGGCTTTGCCGACTTCCGTCAGACACCGCTCCAGGGTCCGTCGACGCCAGACCTGCGGCGCCATGGCTGTCAGCAACTCCCGACACAATGCAGCATGCAAGGGAAGGGAGTCGCCCGGAAACCGCGCGGCAAAGATGCGCCCAGCGCACCTTGGATTTCAGAGCCGAAAGTTCCGCGGCGCACAGGTTCCGGACTCGCCCTCAGCCAGAGCCAATGGCAGCGCGAGCGCTTTCGCAGGAGGGCGGGAAACAAAAATCTCCATGGTCAGCCCAAGCGCCTTTCAACTCTCTCCAAACTTCGTTTTGTATTTTTCAGGGGCCCACAAAGGGTGACCCGTCCTGGCCTTACGTTTCTGTTTTAGCTAAAGTAGGCGCGTTCCAGCAGGAAAGCAGCGACCTTCGCCACGCCCCTGACCTGTCTGTCCCCGCCCCCTCTGCCTCCCGCCCCGCCCTCTGCCGCGCGTCTCTCACCATCCGTGGCTAGTCTGGACGTGGCGGGTTGCTTTCCAAAATGGCGCGGGTGCTGAAGGCTGCAGCCGCGAATGCCGTAGGTGAATACCGGGCACCGGCGACCTTCGCCATGGGACAGGGCGCGTGGGAACGGCAGTCGGGGGCGGAGGAGGCCTCGGCGTGGCCAAAGCACCTTGATCTAATGTCCTCCCCCGGAGGCGCGTTCCACGGCAGCTGCTGGCACTTAGGCAGAGGGTGCCTTCCAGAAGCGCCACCGCTTAGTAGCGGGGATTGCCTTGTGCATGAGTCCCATTTCCATCCGAGAGCTGTGCGCCTTGGGCTCTGCACCTTCCAGTATGTGGGCGGGAGAGTCGAGGGAACTTGCCCGGCAGGTCAGGCAGGGCAGGGACAGAAATAAATAGAAGCGGATCGGTAAGTTATTTTACCGCGCACCAATAAAGAGACTGGGGAGAAACCAGAAAGGAGAGCACGTTCTGTAAAAACAACAACTACTAGTCGGCCGAACTCCAAGCATGACCAGCTTTCTGTTGGGAACACTCAAAGGTCAGTGGTGTAAAGAATACAAAAGGAGTGATTTTTCCACGTGCACTAATATATTTATCGCATACACAGATAAAAGCATGTGGATTTGGAAACTTTCTTGAGTTCTCTcccccttcatttttttttaaatacgtaCATAGAATCAGTTATGACAGAAATAACTGTAATAATTGTCACATTTTCTGACTCACTTTCtcctctttttatcctttttttttc
The genomic region above belongs to Gorilla gorilla gorilla isolate KB3781 chromosome 12, NHGRI_mGorGor1-v2.1_pri, whole genome shotgun sequence and contains:
- the MPHOSPH10 gene encoding U3 small nucleolar ribonucleoprotein protein MPP10, with protein sequence MAPQVWRRRTLERCLTEVGKATGRPECFLTIQEGLASKFTSLTKVLYDFNKILENGRIHGSPLQKLVIANFDDEQIWQQLELQNEPILQYFQNAVSETINDEDISLLPESEEQEREEDGSEIEADDEEDLEDLEEEEVSDMGNDDPEMGERAENSSKSDLRKSPVFSDEDSDLDFDISKLEQQSKVQDKGHGKPREKSTVDDKFFKLSEMEAYLENIEKEEERKDDNDDEEEDIDFFEDIDSDEDEGGLFGSKKLKSGKSSRNLKYKDFFDPVESDEDITNVNDDELDSNKEDDEIAEEEAEELSISETDEDDDLQENEDNKQHKESLKRVTFALPDDEETEDTGVLNVKKNSDEVKSSFEKRQEKMNEKIASLEKELLEKKPWQLQGEVTAQKRPENSLLEETLHFDHAVRMAPVITEETTLQLEDIIKQRIRDQAWDDVVRKEKPKEDAYEYKKRLTLDHEKSKLSLAEIYEQEYIKLNQPKTAEEENPEHVEIQKMMDSLFLKLDALSNFHFIPKPPVPEIKVVSNLPAITMEEVAPVSVSDAALLAPEEIKEKNKAGDIKTAAEKTATDKKRERRKKKYQKRMKIKEKEKRRKLLEKSSVDQAGKYSKTVASEKLKQLTKTGKASFIKDEGKDKALKSSQAFFSKLQDQVKMQINDAKKTEKKKKKRQDISVHKLKL